A portion of the Streptomyces erythrochromogenes genome contains these proteins:
- the gcvP gene encoding aminomethyl-transferring glycine dehydrogenase codes for MTANRIPLSQLERGIPFAQRHIGPDAEAQAKMLAHVGYGSLDELTAAAVPDVIKTADALDLPEARTEAEVLAELRSLADRNQVLTPMIGLGYYGTFTPPVILRNVMENPAWYTAYTPYQPEISQGRLEALLNFQTVVAELTGLPTSGASLLDEGTAAAEAMTLARRVGKVKGNVFLIDADALPQTVAVIETRAEPIGIEVVVADLSDGIPAEIAERGVYGVLLQYPGASGAVRDIKPVIDQAHELGAIVTVSADLLALTLLTSPGALGADIAVGTTQRFGVPMGFGGPHAGYMAVQDKHARSLPGRLVGVSVDADGNKAYRLALQTREQHIRREKATSNICTAQVLLAVMAGMYAVYHGPDGLRTIAGRTHRYATLLAAGLRAGGVETVHGSYFDTITVRVPGRAAEVVAAAREGGVNLHRVDADLVSISCDETTLRADIEAVWAAFGVTADIEALDGTTADTLPEALLRSDAYLTHPVFHQHRSETAMLRYLRKLSDKDYALDRGMIPLGSCTMKLNATTEMEPVTWPEFGQLHPFAPVEQAEGYLTLINELEERLCEVTGYDKVSIQPNAGSQGELAGLLAVRAYHRANGDEQRTVCLIPSSAHGTNAASAVMAGMKVVVVKTADDGEVDADDLRAKIEQHRDELAVLMITYPSTHGVFEEHVADICAQVHEAGGQVYVDGANLNALVGLAKPGHFGGDVSHLNLHKTFCIPHGGGGPGVGPVGVRAHLAPYLPNHPLQPTAGPETGVGPISAAPWGSAGILPISWSYVRLMGGEGLKRATQVAVLGANYIAKRLEPHYPVLYTGPGNLVAHECIIDLRPLSKATGVSVDDIAKRLIDYGFHAPTMSFPVAGTLMIEPTESEDLAEIDRFCDAMIAIRAEIERVAGGEWPADDNPLANAPHTAASLGGEWDHAYTRDEAVFPGGVTAAEKYWPPVRRIDGAFGDRNLVCSCPPLDEYDN; via the coding sequence ATGACCGCCAACCGCATTCCGCTCTCCCAGCTGGAGCGAGGCATCCCCTTCGCACAGCGCCACATCGGCCCGGATGCCGAGGCGCAGGCGAAGATGCTCGCCCACGTGGGCTACGGCTCCCTGGACGAACTGACCGCCGCCGCGGTCCCGGATGTGATCAAGACCGCCGACGCGCTCGACCTGCCCGAGGCGCGGACCGAGGCCGAGGTGCTCGCCGAGCTGCGCTCGCTCGCCGACCGCAACCAGGTCCTCACCCCCATGATCGGTCTCGGCTACTACGGGACCTTCACCCCGCCGGTGATCCTCCGCAACGTCATGGAGAACCCGGCCTGGTACACGGCGTACACGCCCTACCAGCCGGAGATCTCGCAGGGCCGCCTCGAGGCCCTCCTGAACTTCCAGACCGTCGTCGCCGAACTCACCGGCCTGCCGACCTCGGGCGCCTCGCTGCTCGACGAGGGCACCGCGGCCGCCGAGGCCATGACCCTGGCCCGCCGCGTGGGCAAGGTCAAGGGCAACGTCTTCCTCATCGACGCCGACGCCCTGCCGCAGACGGTCGCCGTCATCGAGACCCGCGCCGAGCCGATCGGCATCGAGGTCGTCGTCGCCGACCTCTCCGACGGCATCCCCGCCGAGATCGCCGAGCGCGGCGTCTACGGCGTCCTGCTCCAGTACCCGGGTGCCTCCGGCGCCGTCCGGGACATCAAGCCGGTCATCGACCAGGCGCACGAGCTCGGTGCCATCGTCACCGTCTCGGCCGACCTGCTCGCCCTGACCCTCCTGACGTCCCCGGGCGCCCTCGGCGCGGACATCGCCGTGGGCACCACCCAGCGCTTCGGCGTCCCGATGGGCTTCGGCGGACCGCACGCCGGCTACATGGCCGTCCAGGACAAGCACGCCCGCTCGCTGCCCGGCCGCCTCGTCGGCGTCTCGGTGGACGCGGACGGCAACAAGGCGTACCGCCTGGCCCTGCAGACCCGCGAGCAGCACATCCGCCGCGAGAAGGCCACCAGCAACATCTGCACCGCGCAGGTGCTGCTCGCCGTGATGGCCGGCATGTACGCCGTCTACCACGGCCCGGACGGCCTGCGGACGATCGCCGGCCGCACCCACCGCTACGCGACGCTGCTCGCGGCCGGTCTGCGCGCCGGCGGGGTCGAGACCGTGCACGGCTCCTACTTCGACACGATCACGGTCCGCGTCCCGGGCCGAGCGGCCGAGGTCGTCGCAGCCGCCCGTGAGGGCGGGGTCAACCTGCACCGGGTCGACGCCGACCTCGTCTCCATCAGCTGCGACGAGACCACGCTGCGCGCCGACATCGAGGCCGTCTGGGCCGCCTTCGGCGTCACCGCGGACATCGAGGCGCTCGACGGGACCACGGCCGACACCCTGCCCGAGGCCCTGCTGCGCTCGGACGCCTACCTGACCCACCCGGTCTTCCACCAGCACCGCTCCGAGACCGCGATGCTGCGCTACCTGCGCAAGCTCTCGGACAAGGACTACGCGCTGGACCGCGGCATGATCCCGCTGGGCTCCTGCACCATGAAGCTCAACGCGACCACCGAGATGGAGCCGGTGACCTGGCCCGAGTTCGGCCAGCTGCACCCCTTCGCCCCGGTGGAGCAGGCCGAGGGCTACCTCACGCTCATCAACGAGCTGGAGGAACGTCTCTGCGAGGTCACCGGCTACGACAAGGTCTCCATCCAGCCGAACGCCGGCTCCCAGGGCGAACTCGCCGGTCTGCTGGCCGTGCGCGCCTACCACCGTGCGAACGGCGACGAGCAGCGCACCGTCTGCCTCATCCCGTCCTCCGCGCACGGCACCAACGCCGCCAGCGCCGTGATGGCCGGCATGAAGGTCGTCGTCGTCAAGACCGCCGACGACGGCGAGGTGGACGCGGACGACCTGCGCGCCAAGATCGAGCAGCACCGCGACGAGCTCGCCGTGCTGATGATCACGTACCCCTCCACGCACGGTGTGTTCGAGGAGCACGTCGCCGACATCTGCGCCCAGGTGCACGAGGCCGGCGGCCAGGTCTACGTCGACGGCGCCAACCTGAACGCCCTGGTGGGCCTGGCCAAGCCGGGTCACTTCGGCGGCGACGTCTCGCACCTGAACCTGCACAAGACCTTCTGCATCCCGCACGGCGGCGGCGGTCCGGGCGTCGGCCCGGTCGGTGTCCGGGCGCACCTGGCCCCGTACCTGCCGAACCACCCGCTGCAGCCGACGGCCGGCCCGGAGACGGGCGTGGGCCCGATCTCGGCCGCTCCGTGGGGCTCGGCCGGCATCCTGCCGATCTCCTGGTCGTACGTGCGCCTCATGGGCGGCGAGGGCCTCAAGCGCGCCACCCAGGTGGCGGTGCTCGGCGCCAACTACATCGCCAAGCGCCTGGAGCCGCACTACCCGGTGCTCTACACCGGCCCGGGCAACCTGGTCGCGCACGAGTGCATCATCGACCTGCGCCCGCTGTCGAAGGCCACGGGCGTCAGCGTGGACGACATCGCCAAGCGTCTGATCGACTACGGCTTCCACGCGCCGACGATGTCCTTCCCGGTCGCCGGAACGCTCATGATCGAGCCGACGGAGTCCGAGGACCTCGCCGAGATCGACCGCTTCTGCGACGCGATGATCGCCATCCGCGCCGAGATCGAGCGGGTCGCGGGCGGCGAGTGGCCGGCGGACGACAACCCGCTGGCCAACGCCCCGCACACGGCGGCTTCGCTGGGCGGCGAGTGGGACCACGCGTACACCAGGGACGAGGCCGTCTTCCCGGGCGGGGTCACGGCCGCCGAGAAGTACTGGCCGCCGGTGCGCCGCATCGACGGTGCGTTCGGCGACCGGAACCTGGTGTGCTCCTGCCCGCCGCTGGACGAGTACGACAACTGA
- a CDS encoding PadR family transcriptional regulator, with amino-acid sequence MRSHGQHGQHGHGHEHGRGHGHCGPDRREGFQGFRAAFGPFGPPFGAGPFGGRGGRGGPRGRARRGDVRASILALLADRPMHGYEMIQEIGERSGGAWKPSPGSVYPTLSLLEDEGLISSESGGGKKLFTLTEAGRAEAESGPDAPWQDAGRGFDFEAMHEVRQAGAGLMEAFGQVFRTGSPEQRQKALAVLNDARKKLYLILADED; translated from the coding sequence ATGCGTTCACACGGACAGCACGGACAGCACGGCCACGGGCACGAGCACGGACGGGGCCACGGCCACTGCGGGCCGGACCGTCGGGAGGGATTCCAGGGATTCCGCGCGGCCTTCGGCCCCTTCGGGCCGCCCTTCGGCGCGGGGCCCTTCGGCGGCCGCGGCGGCCGCGGGGGACCGCGGGGACGGGCCCGGCGCGGAGACGTGCGCGCCTCGATCCTGGCGCTGCTCGCGGACCGGCCGATGCACGGCTACGAGATGATCCAGGAGATCGGCGAGCGCAGCGGCGGGGCCTGGAAGCCCAGCCCGGGCTCGGTCTACCCGACCCTGAGCCTGCTGGAGGACGAGGGGCTCATCAGCAGCGAGAGCGGGGGCGGCAAGAAGCTGTTCACGCTCACCGAGGCCGGCCGTGCCGAGGCCGAGTCGGGGCCGGACGCCCCCTGGCAGGACGCCGGGCGGGGCTTCGACTTCGAGGCGATGCACGAGGTCCGGCAGGCCGGCGCCGGCCTGATGGAGGCCTTCGGGCAGGTCTTCAGGACCGGCTCGCCCGAGCAGCGGCAGAAGGCGCTCGCGGTCCTCAATGACGCCCGCAAGAAGCTCTACCTGATCCTGGCCGACGAGGACTGA
- a CDS encoding EamA family transporter, which produces MQASGKNAGLGLALVSAFAFGGSGVAAKPLIEAGLDPLHMVWLRVAGAALVLSPLAWRHRDLLLRRPALLAGFGLVAVAGVQAFYFASLSRIPVGVALLLEYLGPALLLGYIRFVQRKPVTRGAAAGAAVAVVGLACVVEIWAGLSLDLLGVLFGLAAACCQAFYFVFADQGADGEDAPDPLGVIAYGMLIGALVMTVIARPWEIDWQVLGGDASVGGTMVPAPVLLGWVVLVATVFAYVTGVVSVRRLSPQVAGVVAFLEAVVATVLAWILLGEYLSTWQIVGGALVLGGAFIAQSSRPTPQPAAEPVPADREPAKAPL; this is translated from the coding sequence ATGCAAGCGTCAGGGAAAAACGCCGGACTGGGCCTCGCCCTCGTCTCGGCGTTCGCGTTCGGTGGTTCCGGAGTGGCTGCGAAGCCGCTGATCGAGGCGGGTCTCGACCCCCTCCACATGGTCTGGCTCAGGGTGGCCGGCGCGGCACTCGTGCTGTCCCCGCTGGCCTGGCGCCACCGCGACCTCCTCCTGCGCAGGCCCGCGCTGCTCGCCGGCTTCGGCCTGGTCGCCGTCGCGGGCGTGCAGGCCTTCTACTTCGCCTCCCTGTCCCGGATCCCGGTCGGCGTGGCCCTGCTGCTGGAGTACCTGGGCCCCGCGCTGCTGCTCGGCTACATCCGTTTCGTGCAGCGCAAGCCCGTGACGCGCGGGGCCGCCGCCGGTGCGGCCGTGGCCGTCGTCGGCCTGGCCTGCGTGGTCGAGATCTGGGCCGGGCTGAGCCTGGACCTGCTCGGTGTGCTCTTCGGTCTCGCCGCGGCCTGCTGCCAGGCCTTCTACTTCGTCTTCGCCGACCAGGGCGCCGACGGCGAGGACGCCCCCGACCCGCTCGGGGTGATCGCCTACGGGATGCTCATCGGCGCGCTGGTGATGACGGTGATCGCCCGGCCGTGGGAGATCGACTGGCAGGTACTGGGAGGGGACGCCTCCGTCGGCGGCACGATGGTGCCCGCGCCAGTGCTGCTCGGCTGGGTCGTGCTCGTCGCGACCGTCTTCGCCTATGTGACCGGCGTGGTCTCGGTGCGCAGGCTCTCGCCCCAGGTCGCGGGCGTGGTGGCCTTCCTGGAGGCCGTCGTCGCCACCGTGCTGGCCTGGATCCTGCTCGGCGAGTACCTCTCGACCTGGCAGATCGTCGGCGGAGCCCTGGTGCTGGGCGGTGCCTTCATCGCACAGTCCTCCCGGCCGACCCCGCAGCCCGCGGCCGAACCGGTCCCGGCGGACCGCGAACCCGCGAAAGCCCCGCTGTAG
- a CDS encoding PhzF family phenazine biosynthesis protein: MRIRIVDAFTDRPFHGNPAGVLLLEGGFPPDAWLQQVASEVNLSETAFAHPLPPGGDADWALRWFTPAAEVDMCGHATLATAHVLATGGLAEGLIRFTARCGVLTAETAADGTITMDFPTSSLTPVPAPPAVDHALGGVPILSVHDTAAHIGDLVIELADEKTVRELEPDHAALRAFAKRGVIVTAPAEDPSLGYDFVSRGFFPAFGIDEDPVTGSAHTALAPFWAQRLGRAELTGLQGGARQGLVRVTLAGDRTLLTGHAVTVVDGELLTAP, encoded by the coding sequence ATGCGCATCCGAATCGTCGACGCCTTCACCGACCGCCCCTTCCACGGAAACCCCGCCGGAGTCCTGCTCCTCGAGGGCGGGTTCCCCCCGGACGCCTGGCTGCAGCAGGTGGCGTCCGAGGTGAACCTCTCCGAGACCGCCTTCGCCCACCCCCTGCCGCCCGGCGGGGACGCCGACTGGGCGCTGCGCTGGTTCACCCCGGCCGCCGAGGTCGACATGTGCGGCCACGCCACCCTCGCCACGGCGCACGTGCTGGCCACCGGCGGACTCGCCGAGGGGCTGATCCGCTTCACCGCCCGCTGCGGCGTCCTCACCGCCGAGACCGCTGCGGACGGCACGATCACGATGGACTTCCCGACGTCGTCACTGACCCCGGTCCCGGCGCCGCCCGCCGTGGACCACGCGCTCGGCGGGGTGCCGATCCTCTCCGTCCACGACACCGCCGCGCACATCGGCGACCTCGTCATCGAACTCGCCGACGAGAAGACCGTCCGCGAGCTGGAGCCGGACCACGCCGCCCTGCGCGCCTTCGCCAAGCGGGGGGTGATCGTCACCGCCCCCGCCGAGGACCCCTCCCTCGGGTACGACTTCGTCTCCCGGGGCTTCTTCCCGGCCTTCGGGATCGACGAGGACCCGGTCACGGGCAGCGCCCACACCGCGCTCGCCCCGTTCTGGGCGCAGCGCCTGGGCCGCGCCGAACTGACCGGCCTCCAGGGCGGCGCCCGGCAGGGGCTCGTACGGGTGACCCTGGCGGGCGACCGCACCCTGCTGACCGGCCACGCCGTCACCGTCGTCGACGGCGAGCTCCTCACCGCCCCGTGA
- a CDS encoding glutamate-cysteine ligase family protein yields the protein MGEKVVAGGFDLSDRQRYRRKLHECLEGLERLLAEKRFDRPKNMMGLEIELNLAGTDGLPRMVNAQVLERIASPDFQTELGMFNLEVNVLPHRLGGRVFDQLAEELSAGLGYAHRQAAEIDAGVVMIGILPTISRTDLVTANLSAVDRYSLLNEQILMMRGEDFTLDIDGVERLIWTSGSIVPEAACTSVQLHLQVTPARFSAVWNAAQAATAAQIAVGANSPFLFGRELWRESRPPLFTQATDTRPPELQAQGVRPRTWFGERWVDSAYELFAENVRYFPSLLPICDEEEPLRVLAEGGVPSLQELVLHNGTVYRWNRPVYGVADGVPHLRVENRVLPAGPTVTDVVANAAFYYGLVRTLADEPRPVWTRLPFAEAEANFDAACRYGIEARLRWPRRGRAGGLVSVPAVRLVLDELLPMAAAGLDAWGIEPADRDHYLGIIEERCRRRVNGATWQVDTYHRALAAGLERDEALAATTRRYSELMHKGDPVHTWPVGLTEEVGAAVPVVR from the coding sequence ATGGGGGAGAAGGTCGTGGCGGGCGGATTCGACCTGTCCGATCGGCAGCGGTATCGAAGGAAACTCCACGAGTGTCTGGAGGGACTGGAGCGACTTCTGGCGGAGAAGAGGTTCGATCGCCCCAAGAACATGATGGGGCTGGAGATCGAGTTGAATCTCGCGGGAACCGACGGGTTGCCGCGAATGGTGAATGCCCAGGTGCTGGAGCGGATTGCCAGTCCTGATTTCCAGACCGAACTGGGAATGTTCAACCTGGAGGTGAACGTTCTGCCGCACCGGCTCGGCGGCCGGGTATTCGACCAACTCGCCGAGGAACTCAGCGCGGGGCTGGGATACGCCCACCGGCAGGCCGCGGAGATCGACGCCGGAGTCGTGATGATCGGCATCCTGCCGACGATCTCCCGCACGGACCTGGTCACCGCGAACCTCTCGGCGGTGGACCGCTACTCCCTGCTGAACGAGCAGATCCTGATGATGCGCGGGGAGGACTTCACGCTCGACATCGACGGCGTCGAGCGGCTGATCTGGACCTCCGGGTCCATCGTGCCTGAGGCCGCCTGCACCTCCGTACAGCTGCACCTGCAGGTGACGCCGGCCCGGTTCTCGGCCGTGTGGAACGCGGCGCAGGCGGCGACCGCGGCGCAGATAGCCGTCGGCGCCAACTCGCCCTTCCTGTTCGGGCGGGAGCTGTGGCGGGAGTCGCGGCCGCCGCTGTTCACGCAGGCCACCGACACCCGGCCGCCGGAACTCCAGGCGCAGGGAGTGCGGCCGCGCACCTGGTTCGGCGAGCGGTGGGTGGACTCGGCGTACGAGCTCTTCGCCGAGAACGTCCGCTACTTCCCCTCCCTGCTGCCGATATGCGACGAGGAGGAGCCCCTGCGGGTGCTGGCCGAGGGCGGGGTGCCGAGCCTGCAGGAGCTGGTCCTGCACAACGGCACCGTCTACCGCTGGAACCGGCCCGTGTACGGGGTGGCGGACGGGGTGCCGCACCTGAGGGTGGAGAACCGGGTGCTGCCGGCCGGGCCGACGGTCACCGACGTCGTCGCCAACGCCGCCTTCTACTACGGACTCGTACGCACCCTCGCGGACGAGCCGCGCCCGGTGTGGACCCGGCTGCCCTTCGCCGAGGCGGAGGCGAACTTCGACGCCGCCTGCCGGTACGGGATCGAAGCCCGGCTGCGGTGGCCGCGCCGGGGCCGGGCCGGCGGCCTCGTCAGCGTGCCGGCGGTACGGCTGGTCCTGGACGAGCTGCTGCCGATGGCGGCGGCGGGCCTGGACGCCTGGGGCATCGAGCCCGCGGACCGGGACCACTACCTCGGCATCATCGAGGAGCGCTGCCGGCGGCGGGTGAACGGTGCGACGTGGCAGGTGGACACCTACCACCGGGCCCTGGCGGCGGGGCTGGAGCGGGACGAGGCGCTGGCCGCGACCACCCGGCGCTACAGCGAGCTCATGCACAAGGGCGACCCCGTGCACACCTGGCCCGTGGGGCTGACGGAGGAGGTGGGCGCGGCGGTGCCGGTCGTGCGCTGA
- a CDS encoding DMT family transporter, whose protein sequence is MSNHSPAAGRSLLYLVVAGAAWGTAGAAASLLFLASDLGPLALSFWRCAGGLVVLLGVLAVRRAHSGRGRARPAAGVASPGSPSAGSLIVTGLLFTLFQAAYFAAVRETGLAVGTVVTLGAGPVLIALGARSWMGERLGRGGALAVAGALAGLAVLVLGSGGAEVRPLGVGWALLSAAGYAGMTLRARRLGQRGAAGDPLVTTAWSVAVGAVCLLPLAAAEGLLPHTADLGRVLWLLLYVATVPTALAYALYFTGAAAVRAATVSVIMLIEPVSAAAIAVLVLGERLTGAVVLGTVLLLTAVGALIAAESRRPAGGPAGPAEPAGSAAVRPAPQSAAR, encoded by the coding sequence GTGTCGAACCACTCGCCCGCTGCCGGGCGCAGTCTGCTGTACCTCGTCGTCGCCGGAGCCGCCTGGGGCACCGCCGGGGCGGCCGCCTCCCTCCTCTTCCTGGCCAGTGACCTCGGCCCGCTCGCCCTGTCGTTCTGGCGGTGCGCGGGCGGGCTCGTCGTGCTGCTCGGGGTGCTCGCCGTACGGCGGGCCCACTCCGGGCGGGGGCGGGCCAGGCCTGCTGCGGGTGTGGCCTCGCCGGGTTCGCCCTCGGCGGGCTCGCTGATCGTCACCGGGCTGCTGTTCACCCTCTTCCAGGCCGCCTACTTCGCCGCGGTCCGCGAGACCGGGCTGGCCGTCGGCACCGTGGTCACCCTCGGCGCCGGGCCCGTGCTCATCGCGCTCGGCGCGCGCTCCTGGATGGGGGAACGACTCGGCCGCGGCGGTGCGCTCGCCGTCGCGGGGGCGCTCGCCGGACTCGCCGTCCTGGTCCTGGGCAGCGGTGGCGCCGAGGTGCGCCCGCTCGGCGTCGGCTGGGCGCTGCTGTCGGCGGCCGGGTACGCCGGGATGACCCTGCGGGCCCGCCGGCTCGGGCAGCGCGGGGCGGCCGGCGATCCGCTGGTGACCACCGCCTGGTCCGTGGCGGTGGGCGCGGTGTGCCTGCTGCCGCTCGCCGCGGCGGAGGGGCTGCTGCCGCACACCGCGGACCTGGGCCGGGTGCTCTGGCTGCTGCTGTACGTCGCCACCGTGCCGACGGCGCTGGCGTACGCGCTCTACTTCACGGGCGCCGCGGCCGTGCGCGCCGCGACCGTCTCGGTGATCATGCTGATCGAGCCGGTGAGCGCGGCGGCGATCGCCGTCCTCGTCCTCGGGGAGCGGCTGACCGGCGCCGTGGTGCTGGGCACCGTACTGCTGCTGACGGCGGTCGGTGCGCTGATCGCCGCGGAGTCCCGCCGTCCAGCGGGCGGACCCGCTGGGCCCGCCGAGCCGGCCGGATCCGCCGCCGTACGGCCGGCTCCTCAGAGCGCGGCGAGGTAG
- a CDS encoding type II toxin-antitoxin system Rv0910 family toxin: MAEVTAESRIEASAAQLWSQLTDWDAYGQWSMTHTNFPQGGPQTLAVGSTFAENMKMMGFPAEVVWTVSELEDERLFAITGKGPMGVAVLTRYTLTPDGGATTVRIDGEFTGAAVSLMAGKLKDSATAALNESLRKLAGLVA; the protein is encoded by the coding sequence ATGGCTGAAGTCACCGCGGAATCACGCATCGAGGCGTCCGCCGCGCAGCTCTGGTCCCAGCTGACGGACTGGGACGCGTACGGGCAGTGGAGCATGACCCACACGAACTTCCCGCAGGGCGGTCCGCAGACCCTGGCGGTCGGATCGACCTTCGCCGAGAACATGAAGATGATGGGATTCCCGGCCGAGGTCGTCTGGACCGTCTCGGAGCTGGAGGACGAACGCCTCTTCGCCATCACCGGCAAGGGCCCGATGGGTGTCGCCGTCCTCACCCGCTACACCCTGACGCCGGACGGCGGGGCCACCACCGTCCGCATCGACGGCGAGTTCACCGGGGCCGCCGTCTCGCTGATGGCGGGCAAGCTGAAGGACTCGGCCACCGCCGCCCTGAACGAGTCGCTGCGCAAGCTCGCCGGCCTGGTCGCCTGA
- a CDS encoding CPBP family intramembrane glutamic endopeptidase — protein MAGRESGVRAEPEPVFVELGEEGRRDLLRTETLLVLALSLGASGVSALISFIGSLTKPGGLKDQAATLNGSYAPGRPWLDLAWQLFGIASALVPVLLVAHFLTREGAPGLRVLGFDLTRPLQDLGRGVLVAAGIGSAGLAFYLGSRAAGFNLTVVPEALPDVWWKFPVLILSAIQNSVVEEVIVLAYLLRRLDQLGWSPMAALAASAVLRGSYHLYQGIGGFIGNMVMGVVFVLAYRRWGRVGPLVVAHALLDIVAFGGYALLAGKVGWLPTP, from the coding sequence ATGGCAGGACGGGAGTCGGGCGTGCGGGCTGAGCCGGAGCCGGTGTTCGTGGAGCTGGGCGAGGAGGGGCGTCGGGACCTCCTGCGCACCGAGACCCTGCTCGTCCTGGCCTTGTCGCTGGGGGCGAGCGGGGTCTCGGCGCTGATCAGCTTCATCGGCTCGCTGACCAAGCCGGGCGGGCTGAAGGACCAGGCCGCCACGCTCAACGGCTCCTACGCCCCCGGCCGGCCCTGGCTGGACCTGGCCTGGCAGCTGTTCGGCATCGCGAGCGCGCTGGTCCCCGTACTGCTGGTGGCGCACTTCCTGACGCGCGAGGGCGCCCCCGGGCTGCGGGTGCTGGGCTTCGACCTCACCCGGCCCCTGCAGGACCTGGGCCGGGGCGTCCTCGTCGCGGCCGGGATCGGGAGCGCCGGGCTGGCCTTCTACCTGGGGTCACGGGCCGCCGGCTTCAACCTCACGGTGGTGCCGGAGGCCCTGCCCGACGTGTGGTGGAAGTTCCCCGTGCTGATCCTCTCCGCGATCCAGAACTCCGTGGTGGAGGAGGTCATCGTCCTGGCCTACCTGCTGCGCAGGCTCGACCAGCTCGGCTGGTCGCCGATGGCGGCGCTGGCGGCCAGTGCGGTGCTGCGCGGCTCCTACCACCTCTACCAGGGCATCGGCGGGTTCATCGGCAACATGGTGATGGGCGTCGTCTTCGTGCTGGCCTACCGCCGCTGGGGACGGGTCGGACCTCTTGTGGTGGCCCACGCGCTGCTCGACATCGTCGCCTTCGGCGGGTACGCCCTGCTCGCGGGCAAGGTGGGCTGGCTGCCGACGCCGTGA
- a CDS encoding pyridoxamine 5'-phosphate oxidase family protein: MTATPATETTDSTGTTGAYDPTDRTVPTRSRDRARYDRETVHSILDEAYICHLGYVRDGAPVVLPTLFARVGEALYMHGSTGSRPLLAAGRTDPGLPVCVTVTHVDGLVLARSAFHHSLNYRSVVVHGTAHQVTDEEECRTALDAMIDAVAPGRSGDVRPANAKELAATAVIRVDLDEVSAKLRTGPSNDDAEDLGLPHWAGVVPVGTTYGTPVPAADLDPGIALPDYLAAL; the protein is encoded by the coding sequence ATGACCGCCACGCCTGCCACGGAGACGACGGACAGTACCGGGACGACCGGTGCGTACGATCCCACCGACCGCACGGTCCCCACCCGCTCCCGCGACCGGGCGCGCTACGACCGCGAGACGGTGCACTCGATACTCGACGAGGCCTACATCTGCCACCTCGGCTACGTCCGCGACGGCGCGCCGGTTGTCCTGCCGACGCTGTTCGCCCGGGTCGGGGAAGCGCTCTACATGCACGGTTCCACCGGATCCCGCCCGCTGCTCGCGGCCGGCCGCACCGACCCGGGCCTGCCCGTCTGCGTCACCGTCACCCACGTGGACGGCCTGGTGCTGGCCCGCTCGGCCTTCCACCACTCGCTCAATTACCGCTCGGTGGTCGTCCACGGCACCGCCCACCAGGTGACCGACGAGGAGGAGTGCCGGACGGCCCTGGACGCCATGATCGACGCCGTCGCCCCGGGCCGTTCCGGCGACGTGCGGCCGGCCAACGCCAAGGAGCTCGCCGCCACCGCGGTGATCCGGGTGGACCTGGACGAGGTGTCCGCGAAGCTCCGTACGGGACCGTCGAACGACGACGCCGAGGACCTGGGCCTGCCGCACTGGGCGGGCGTGGTCCCGGTCGGCACGACGTACGGGACCCCCGTGCCCGCCGCCGACCTGGACCCCGGCATCGCCCTGCCGGACTACCTCGCCGCGCTCTGA
- a CDS encoding DUF5999 family protein: MCQHQPACPSAESADREAARPVANHPEQGWSLLCNGVLLFEDTGELLPDGQIIAPHRPLAAA; encoded by the coding sequence ATGTGCCAGCACCAGCCAGCCTGCCCGTCTGCCGAATCCGCCGACCGGGAGGCCGCTCGCCCGGTGGCCAACCACCCGGAACAGGGCTGGAGCCTGCTGTGCAACGGCGTCCTGCTCTTCGAGGACACCGGTGAGCTGCTGCCCGACGGGCAGATCATCGCCCCGCACCGCCCGCTCGCGGCGGCGTAG